Proteins encoded by one window of Dreissena polymorpha isolate Duluth1 unplaced genomic scaffold, UMN_Dpol_1.0 chrUn145, whole genome shotgun sequence:
- the LOC127864148 gene encoding uncharacterized protein LOC127864148 — MALFIFRKKLCSICGQNNVVPKEDITLESNIVTIPDDSIYSFAKDTECNSQLASDLRRAEDDECRIQQLEDDDPTYSSTNETLSKSQRASARPDIAACVPPSTLKVDGEYSYSVVNKCKIFRNTFRFLLCPSKIILTYISNAKFGIDINAHC; from the exons ATGGCACTGTTTATATTTCGAAAGAAACTCTGCTCCATATGTGGACAGAACAACG TAGTTCCGAAAGAAGACATAACGCTAGAGTCAAACATCGT CACGATACCTGATGACAgtatatattcctttgcaaaagaTACAG AATGCAATTCACAATTGGCAAG CGATCTACGTCGTGCTGAGGATGATGAGTGTCGCATTCAACAACTGGAAGACGACGATCCAACATACAGTAGCACCAACGAAACCTTATCGAAAAGTCAAC GTGCATCAGCAAGGCCTGACAT CGCAGCGTGTGTCCCTCCTTCAACATTGAAAGTGGACGGAGAGTATTCATACAGTGTGGTTAACAAATGTAAGATTTTTAGAAACACGTTTCGTTTCCTTTTATGTCCGTCTAAAATTATACTAACATATATATCCAACGCAAAGTTTGGAATCGATATAAATGCTCACTGTTGA